The Flavobacterium faecale genome has a segment encoding these proteins:
- a CDS encoding L-rhamnose/proton symporter RhaT: MDTVTLAFLLVIFASIFQGSFGLGMKFMAPLKWEAWWLVHSTFALILLPTAWAYMVVPNLFDVVTSAPTDVIIEAMIYGGLWGIGGILFGKSVPYIGISLTYGIVMGVCSAAGALIPLFMNAGETEKPSFPYIIVGVLVMLVAIAITAYAGIQKDKMSHADENTEKVNLPTGLIIAVLSGLLSAALAIGFGKGESIGKLAEASGAIARNGSLAIWVVVLWGGFVVNAGYSLFLLAKNNTWSSFSTPNAGKAYLWSIVAALLWFGALGIYGQGATLMGDIGKIIAWPIMLGLSLIVGNVWAYMNNEWEGAKKPFSILLFGVFVLIIAVVITGYSGTLNG; the protein is encoded by the coding sequence ATGGATACAGTAACGTTGGCTTTTTTACTTGTGATTTTTGCAAGTATTTTTCAAGGTTCTTTTGGATTGGGAATGAAGTTTATGGCTCCTCTTAAGTGGGAAGCTTGGTGGCTTGTTCACTCTACTTTTGCACTAATTCTATTACCTACCGCATGGGCGTATATGGTGGTGCCAAATTTGTTTGATGTGGTGACAAGTGCACCAACAGACGTGATTATTGAAGCCATGATTTATGGTGGATTGTGGGGTATAGGTGGTATTCTTTTTGGGAAAAGTGTACCTTATATCGGGATCTCATTGACTTACGGAATTGTTATGGGAGTTTGTTCGGCAGCTGGAGCTTTGATTCCGTTGTTTATGAACGCTGGAGAAACAGAGAAACCTTCTTTTCCTTACATTATTGTTGGAGTCCTTGTTATGTTGGTAGCAATTGCTATCACAGCCTACGCAGGAATTCAAAAAGATAAAATGTCACATGCAGACGAAAATACAGAGAAAGTAAATCTTCCTACTGGATTGATAATCGCCGTTTTAAGTGGTCTTTTATCTGCTGCTTTGGCAATTGGTTTTGGTAAAGGAGAATCTATCGGTAAGTTGGCAGAAGCTTCTGGAGCAATTGCGCGTAATGGTAGTTTGGCTATTTGGGTTGTCGTTCTTTGGGGTGGATTTGTTGTAAATGCAGGGTATTCTTTGTTTTTATTAGCAAAAAATAATACTTGGAGTTCTTTTTCTACACCAAATGCTGGCAAAGCCTATTTGTGGTCTATCGTAGCAGCTTTACTTTGGTTTGGTGCTCTTGGTATATATGGTCAAGGTGCTACTTTAATGGGAGATATTGGTAAAATTATTGCTTGGCCTATCATGCTTGGATTATCTCTAATTGTGGGTAATGTTTGGGCATACATGAACAACGAATGGGAAGGTGCCAAAAAGCCTTTTAGTATATTGTTGTTTGGTGTGTTTGTATTAATCATCGCCGTAGTTATCACAGGTTATTCAGGAACGTTAAACGGATAA